Within the Gemmatimonadota bacterium genome, the region AGTCGCCGCGCGGGATGGTCGTGTCGCCGTCGCGTACGATCGCGACCGTGACGTAGTGCCGGTCGTGCAGCTCCTCGTCCAGCTGACGCAGCGTCTTCCCTGCCACCACGGCGCCCTCGCGCACGCGCAGGCCGATGAGCTGGAGCTTGTCGTTGGCGAACCGCGCCAGGTCCGTGGCCGCCTGACTGTTGAGCAGTTGGAAGGTCTCCCACGCGCATTCGCGCTCGGGGTTGATCAGCAGGTCGATGCCGAGCGTCTCTCGCGACAGCGCGCTGCGGGTGTGGTAGTAGTCGGGGTTGCTCACCCGCGCGACCTTGACCGGTACCTCGAACCGGGAGGCCGCGAAGCAGCTCATTACGTTCACCTCATCCCTGCTGGTGACCGCGAGCAGCAGCTCCGTCCGCTTGATGCCGGCCTTCTCGAGGATGGGCAACGAGGCTCCGTTGCCCACCACCGTCATGACGTCGAGATGCTCGCCGACGTACTCCGCCCGATCGGGATCGGACTCGATGATGACGACGTCGTGCTCTTCCTCTGAGAGGCGGTGCGCCAGGTGAAAGCCGACCTCGCCGGCGCCGATGATGAGTACGCGCATGCGGGACATTCGCGTTGCCGCCACCTCCCGGCAAGCCGTCGGAGGCGCAGTCCGCACCGTCTTGCATTTCTCGTGGGGGCCGGCCTACATCCATAGCCCCGCGGGCCCCAGGAGTCGCGGCCCCCTACCAGCGACAGCCGAGCGAACCAGCATGAGCGCCGTACGCGATTACATCGACCGGAACATGGGCCGCTTCCGCGAGGAGCTGGATACGTTCCTGCGCATTCCCAGCGTGAGCGCGCGCGGCGAGCACGACGCCGATACGCGCGCCGCCGCGGAGTGGCTGGCGGATCGCATGCGCGACGCCGGCCTGAGCGTCACCGTGCACGAAACGGCGGGGCACCCGATCGTGGTCGGTGACTATCACGCCGCCGATGGCGCGCCGACGGTGCTGATCTACGGCCACTACGACGTCCAGCCGCCCGAGCCGCTGGACCTGTGGACCTCTCCGCCGTTCGAGCCCGAGGTGCGCGATGGCAGGCTCTACGCCCGTGGCTCGGTGGACGACAAGGGCCAGCTCTACCTGCACGTGAAGGCGATCGAAGCGCACCTGCGGGGAGGCGAGGGGCTGCCGGTCAACGTGATCCTGCTCGCGGAAGGCGAGGAGGAGGTGGGCAGCGAGCACCTCATGCCGTTCGTGTCCGAGCACGCCGAGCGGCTCGGCGCCGACTACATCGTCATCTCCGATTCCACCATGTACCAACCGGGCATGCCCTCGATCGGGGCTTCGCTGCGCGGGCTGGCGTACTTCCAGCTCGACGTCCAGGGTCCGGCCTCCGACCTGCACTCGGGCAGCTACGGCGGCGCGGTGGTGAACCCCGCCAACGCGCTAGCCGCCATCATCGCCTCGATGCACGACGAAGCCGGCCGCGTGGCCATCGACGGCTTCTACGACAACGTCGACACGCCGCAGGCGTACCTGGACCA harbors:
- a CDS encoding dipeptidase → MSAVRDYIDRNMGRFREELDTFLRIPSVSARGEHDADTRAAAEWLADRMRDAGLSVTVHETAGHPIVVGDYHAADGAPTVLIYGHYDVQPPEPLDLWTSPPFEPEVRDGRLYARGSVDDKGQLYLHVKAIEAHLRGGEGLPVNVILLAEGEEEVGSEHLMPFVSEHAERLGADYIVISDSTMYQPGMPSIGASLRGLAYFQLDVQGPASDLHSGSYGGAVVNPANALAAIIASMHDEAGRVAIDGFYDNVDTPQAYLDQIASLPFSDESFREEVGAPALGGEEGHSTLERVWVRPTLDVNGLLSGYTGEGSKTVLPGRAMAKVSCRLVPNQDPDRIRALVEAHVARVTPPGVAVEVSFLHGGRPWLATLEGPLVDAAAGALEEAFGPAPVFAGEGGSIPIVDEFERVLGARALLMGFGLPGENAHAPDEWISVENFEKGTHAAAALLAGLGSG